Proteins from a single region of Novosphingobium sp. CECT 9465:
- the dinB gene encoding DNA polymerase IV: MVTLPDEFAPDGGPDRTATGLRKIIHVDMDAFFASVEQRDEPSLRGKPLAVGGSSGRGVVAAASYEARVFGVRSAMPSARAAKLCPDLIFRKPRFEVYKAVSQQIRAIFLDYTPHVEPLSLDEAYLDVTDDVRGIGSARRIAELIRQRIRAETGLTASAGVSYNKFLAKIASDQNKPDGLCVIRPGEGAQFVASLPVRRFHGIGPRGAEKMAALGIETGGDLRDRSLPFLRENFGSLADYLYRAARGIDLRQVKADRPRKSVGGERTFERDISSGSVLRETLERIIDIVWERIERSGSSGRTVTLKLKFNDFTPHTRARSLSHPVSDKAEFARLARDLLDAQLPLPKPIRLMGLTLSALEGEEPETAPEAAASPPSQAELPF; this comes from the coding sequence ATGGTCACGTTGCCGGATGAATTCGCCCCAGATGGGGGGCCTGATCGCACGGCCACGGGGCTGCGCAAGATCATCCATGTCGATATGGACGCCTTTTTCGCCAGCGTTGAACAGCGCGACGAACCGTCGCTGCGCGGAAAGCCCCTCGCCGTGGGCGGGTCGTCGGGCCGGGGCGTGGTTGCGGCAGCGAGTTATGAGGCGCGCGTGTTCGGGGTGCGCTCGGCGATGCCTTCGGCACGGGCGGCAAAACTCTGCCCGGACCTGATCTTCCGCAAGCCCCGGTTCGAAGTCTACAAGGCGGTATCGCAGCAGATCCGCGCGATCTTCCTCGATTATACTCCGCATGTGGAGCCGCTCTCGCTCGATGAAGCCTATCTCGATGTGACTGACGATGTGCGCGGGATCGGCTCGGCCAGGCGCATTGCCGAACTGATCCGCCAGCGCATTCGTGCAGAGACCGGGCTGACCGCGAGCGCGGGCGTTTCCTACAACAAGTTTCTCGCCAAGATCGCCAGCGACCAGAACAAGCCCGATGGCCTGTGCGTGATTCGTCCCGGCGAAGGCGCACAGTTCGTCGCCAGCCTGCCGGTCCGCCGCTTCCACGGCATCGGACCGCGCGGAGCCGAAAAGATGGCGGCGTTGGGGATCGAGACCGGCGGCGATTTGCGCGACAGAAGCCTGCCCTTTCTGCGTGAAAACTTCGGATCGCTGGCGGACTACCTCTATCGCGCCGCGCGCGGGATCGACCTGCGGCAGGTCAAGGCAGACCGCCCGCGCAAGTCCGTGGGTGGCGAACGCACGTTCGAACGCGACATCTCATCGGGCAGCGTATTGCGGGAAACGCTGGAACGCATCATCGACATCGTGTGGGAGCGCATCGAACGCAGCGGATCGAGCGGACGAACTGTGACTTTGAAACTGAAATTCAACGATTTCACGCCGCACACCCGCGCAAGGTCGCTCTCGCATCCGGTCAGCGACAAGGCGGAATTTGCTCGACTGGCGCGAGACCTTCTCGATGCGCAACTGCCGCTGCCCAAGCCGATCCGCCTGATGGGGCTGACGCTTTCTGCGCTCGAAGGCGAGGAGCCGGAAACCGCGCCCGAAGCCGCCGCCAGTCCGCCCTCTCAGGCAGAACTGCCCTTCTGA
- a CDS encoding NUDIX domain-containing protein yields MLRLIPGPLHRLALRLAHGLRLFWWRRTGQTVRGCNVIAVNADGHILLVRHSYHLEGVWMVPGGGIAAGESPVEGAQRELSEEVGCTLRHALHFDTLTLDWGRWTNVIELVTGTTCDLPRADGREIAEARFFDPDALPDATGAAAQAMIECWLRFQKGSSA; encoded by the coding sequence ATGCTTCGCCTGATCCCCGGACCGCTGCACCGCCTTGCCTTGCGGCTTGCCCACGGACTGCGGCTGTTCTGGTGGCGAAGGACCGGCCAGACCGTGCGCGGCTGCAACGTCATCGCTGTCAACGCCGATGGCCACATCCTGCTGGTGCGGCACAGCTATCACCTTGAAGGGGTCTGGATGGTGCCTGGAGGCGGTATTGCAGCGGGCGAAAGCCCCGTCGAGGGGGCACAGCGCGAACTTTCCGAGGAAGTCGGCTGCACGTTGCGCCACGCCCTCCATTTCGACACCCTGACTCTCGACTGGGGGCGCTGGACCAATGTGATCGAACTGGTGACGGGCACCACCTGCGATCTGCCACGCGCCGATGGCCGTGAGATTGCCGAGGCGCGATTTTTCGACCCTGACGCCCTGCCCGATGCGACTGGCGCGGCAGCGCAAGCCATGATCGAGTGCTGGCTCCGCTTTCAGAAGGGCAGTTCTGCCTGA
- a CDS encoding type II secretion system protein N — protein MGFGVKRLAFPGVRPALPPLHDVLWWALATLIALLGAALFWALVTPVSPLGNWKPAGIREMSPTARAALFASIDPFNRTAPAAGEAQQGAVTSLALTLFATRATPGGGGSAIIAGSDGVQNVYRTGAEVQPGVTLAGVAFDHVELSRNGARELLYLDQSGPAPDAQGVVAANPVAVPPGGAGGSGGVSIDSLRRGVNFGPKAEGGKTVGLEVLSSGDGAAFRAAGFQPGDVITAVDGKPVTGPGDAATLSGALRPGASIAVTVRRGDRQLPLAITLAP, from the coding sequence GTGGGATTCGGGGTTAAGAGGCTGGCTTTTCCGGGGGTTCGCCCGGCTTTGCCACCGCTGCACGATGTGCTGTGGTGGGCATTGGCCACGCTGATTGCCCTGCTGGGTGCTGCGCTGTTCTGGGCCTTGGTCACGCCGGTTTCACCGCTGGGCAACTGGAAACCCGCCGGAATCCGCGAAATGTCGCCCACCGCCCGCGCTGCCCTGTTCGCCAGCATCGATCCGTTCAACCGTACGGCGCCCGCGGCTGGCGAGGCGCAGCAAGGCGCGGTCACCTCGCTGGCGCTGACCCTGTTCGCCACCCGCGCCACGCCCGGAGGCGGGGGCAGCGCGATCATCGCGGGCAGCGATGGCGTGCAGAACGTCTATCGTACCGGGGCCGAAGTGCAGCCCGGCGTGACGCTTGCGGGCGTGGCGTTCGATCATGTCGAACTGTCGCGCAACGGCGCACGCGAATTGCTTTATCTCGATCAATCCGGCCCTGCACCCGATGCGCAGGGCGTGGTCGCGGCCAATCCCGTGGCGGTTCCGCCCGGCGGCGCAGGCGGGTCAGGCGGCGTCAGCATCGACAGTTTGCGGCGCGGTGTGAACTTCGGTCCCAAGGCCGAAGGCGGCAAGACTGTCGGTCTCGAAGTGCTGTCGTCTGGCGATGGCGCGGCGTTCCGCGCGGCCGGTTTTCAGCCGGGCGACGTGATTACGGCGGTAGACGGCAAGCCGGTAACCGGCCCCGGCGATGCAGCCACACTTTCGGGCGCGCTGCGTCCCGGCGCTTCGATTGCCGTCACCGTCCGGCGCGGTGACCGTCAGCTTCCTCTTGCGATAACATTGGCTCCATGA
- the gspD gene encoding type II secretion system secretin GspD codes for MKLRMFSCSKILFGAAVLALATPQAAWAQYTLNVRDADVRAFVADAAEVTGRTFIVDGRVQAKISVVSDRPLSRSEYFEVFLSTLRANGLVAVPTGNGAFRIQPADGAATNPTRIGSRGAAQSQMVTEVIRLKTIDAAQAVETLRPLISKEGALTANKSGNSLVVVDYVDNLRRIRSLVATIDRDSTTSQTVMLDHAGAREIATALTQLVPAGGEGGRSLATVVAVDSANAVLMRGDATTLARMAAMARQLDARAALGGEIKVVWLDYADSAALVPVLERLIGGQGGGEVASASAAPVSLGGVGGNATSTAGTQGSTGQAAATGGTSTSPIGATSGGLGNGPIKLANGRGNATITRYPGANAIIIAAPADEQRRLSELIRQLDIPQEQVLVEAIIVEISNSVARELGVQMLFGGGDKPFAVTNYSNSSPNIIDIAGGLLADNLDQTTTVINGDTVTTTTNSTAGDLLKQNAASKILAARGAYTGFLTDLGNNTYLGALINAVQTDKNSNILSTPHITTNNNVPASILFGQEIPVSTGEALSSGNFSDTFRTIQRQNVGIELDVTPQINAGNMIRLDLRQEVSSIAGTVSSKSDELIINKREIKTTVTVGDREIVALGGLLDDNESRTLEKVPLLGDIPVIGELFKSRGRSRVKTNLMVFIRPTILRNAADRAALAARRYGVVRGAQAEFDPKVEPSIDELIVDYMGAVPPAAPQAQVAVVTPGDTLIRPRATPAPVEQTELPPSNAQN; via the coding sequence ATGAAACTGCGCATGTTCTCCTGTTCGAAAATACTCTTCGGAGCCGCCGTGCTGGCCCTTGCGACTCCGCAAGCGGCATGGGCGCAATATACGCTCAACGTGCGCGATGCGGATGTGCGGGCATTCGTTGCCGATGCGGCGGAAGTCACTGGGCGCACGTTCATCGTCGATGGCCGGGTGCAGGCCAAGATCAGCGTAGTGTCAGACCGGCCGCTCAGCCGTTCGGAATATTTCGAGGTATTCCTGTCCACGCTGCGCGCCAACGGGCTTGTCGCGGTGCCCACCGGCAATGGCGCGTTCCGCATCCAGCCCGCCGATGGCGCGGCCACCAACCCCACCCGGATCGGCAGCCGCGGCGCGGCGCAAAGCCAGATGGTGACCGAGGTCATTCGCCTCAAGACCATCGATGCGGCGCAAGCGGTGGAAACGCTGCGCCCGCTGATCAGCAAGGAAGGCGCGCTCACCGCGAACAAATCGGGCAATTCGCTGGTCGTGGTCGATTATGTCGACAATTTGCGCCGCATCCGCTCGCTGGTGGCGACGATAGATCGTGACAGCACCACCAGCCAGACGGTGATGCTGGACCATGCCGGCGCGCGCGAAATCGCCACCGCGCTCACGCAACTTGTCCCGGCGGGGGGCGAGGGCGGGCGTTCTCTGGCCACTGTGGTGGCCGTGGACAGCGCCAATGCGGTGCTGATGCGCGGCGATGCCACCACGCTGGCACGCATGGCGGCCATGGCGCGCCAGCTTGACGCCAGGGCCGCGCTGGGCGGTGAAATCAAGGTCGTGTGGCTCGACTATGCGGATTCGGCCGCGCTCGTGCCGGTGCTCGAACGCCTGATCGGCGGGCAGGGTGGGGGCGAGGTCGCCTCGGCCAGCGCGGCGCCGGTTTCATTGGGCGGCGTGGGCGGCAATGCCACTTCCACGGCGGGAACGCAGGGTAGCACCGGGCAGGCAGCAGCCACCGGCGGCACCTCGACCAGCCCGATCGGCGCAACATCGGGCGGTCTTGGCAATGGTCCGATCAAGCTGGCCAACGGGCGCGGCAATGCCACGATCACACGCTATCCCGGCGCCAACGCGATCATCATAGCGGCCCCGGCCGATGAACAGCGGCGGTTGAGCGAATTGATCCGCCAGCTCGACATTCCGCAGGAGCAGGTGCTGGTCGAGGCGATCATCGTCGAGATTTCCAACAGCGTGGCGCGCGAACTGGGTGTGCAGATGCTGTTCGGCGGTGGCGACAAGCCTTTTGCCGTGACCAACTATTCCAATTCATCGCCCAATATCATCGACATTGCGGGCGGATTGCTGGCCGACAACCTCGACCAGACGACGACCGTGATCAATGGCGATACGGTGACGACCACGACCAACAGTACGGCGGGCGACCTGCTGAAGCAGAACGCCGCGTCCAAGATCCTGGCGGCGCGCGGGGCCTATACCGGGTTCCTCACCGATCTTGGCAACAACACCTATCTGGGCGCGCTGATCAACGCGGTGCAGACGGACAAGAATTCGAACATTCTTTCAACGCCGCACATCACCACCAACAACAACGTGCCCGCATCCATCCTGTTCGGGCAGGAAATTCCGGTTTCGACCGGCGAGGCGCTGTCGAGCGGGAACTTCAGCGACACGTTCCGCACGATCCAGCGCCAGAACGTGGGCATCGAACTGGACGTGACGCCGCAGATCAACGCGGGCAACATGATCCGGCTGGATCTGCGGCAGGAAGTCAGCTCGATCGCGGGCACGGTTTCGAGCAAGTCCGACGAGCTGATCATCAACAAGCGAGAAATCAAGACGACCGTGACCGTGGGCGACCGCGAGATCGTGGCGCTGGGCGGTTTGCTGGACGATAACGAGAGTCGCACACTGGAGAAGGTGCCGCTGCTGGGCGATATTCCGGTGATCGGCGAACTGTTCAAATCGCGCGGGCGCAGCCGGGTAAAGACCAACCTGATGGTGTTCATCCGCCCGACGATCCTGCGCAATGCGGCGGATCGGGCGGCGCTGGCCGCGCGGCGCTATGGCGTGGTGCGCGGTGCGCAGGCGGAGTTCGATCCTAAGGTCGAGCCGAGCATCGATGAACTGATCGTGGATTACATGGGCGCCGTGCCACCCGCCGCGCCGCAGGCGCAAGTGGCGGTGGTAACCCCCGGCGATACGCTGATCCGTCCGCGCGCCACGCCCGCGCCGGTGGAGCAGACCGAACTTCCGCCGAGCAACGCGCAGAACTGA
- the gspE gene encoding type II secretion system ATPase GspE: MTVALPVQPVAVPYVFARDHGFIVEGEADGAFALAMREGADPLGLLELRRVLGQPLATRKVTAGEFEKLLAEIYAQDGAAQVVGDMGIAGDGLDPLALGLPTAEDLLDSADDAPAIRLINGLIAESLRQGVSDIHIEPYETALVVRMRVDGVLTEKLRMPPHVAPVLVSRIKVMARLDIAERRMPQDGRISLSLGGKLVDVRVSTLPNRAGERVVMRLLDKENAGISLAQLGLDPKAEDTLRRALAEPNGIVLVTGPTGSGKTTTLYAALRGLNDGARNILTVEDPVEYAVDGVGQTQVNAKVGLTFAAGLRAILRQDPDVVMIGEIRDRETADIAVQASLTGHLVLSTVHTNDAPGAITRMRDMGVEPFLLASTLRAVIAQRLVRRLCPHCRETRMLDAGMAEVLGMKVGRTVHTATGCIECGQTGYQGRVGVFEAVRVDDVIRQMIHDNADEAAIARHAFADSPTLTKAVRRMVKDGVTSPEEAARIMRRDT, translated from the coding sequence ATGACGGTTGCTCTGCCGGTCCAGCCGGTGGCCGTGCCCTATGTCTTCGCGCGCGATCACGGGTTTATCGTGGAAGGCGAGGCCGATGGGGCGTTTGCGCTGGCGATGCGCGAAGGGGCGGACCCGCTTGGCCTGCTGGAACTGCGTCGTGTACTGGGCCAGCCGCTTGCCACGCGCAAGGTGACAGCGGGTGAATTCGAGAAACTGCTCGCCGAAATCTATGCGCAGGATGGCGCGGCGCAGGTTGTGGGTGACATGGGCATTGCGGGCGACGGGCTGGACCCTCTGGCGCTGGGCCTGCCGACCGCCGAGGACCTGCTCGACAGTGCTGACGATGCGCCCGCGATCCGCCTTATCAATGGGCTGATCGCCGAAAGCCTGCGCCAAGGCGTCTCGGACATTCACATCGAACCTTATGAGACCGCGCTGGTCGTGCGGATGCGTGTGGATGGCGTGCTGACCGAGAAACTGCGCATGCCTCCGCATGTCGCGCCGGTGCTGGTCAGCCGCATCAAGGTGATGGCGCGGCTGGATATTGCCGAACGCCGCATGCCCCAGGACGGGCGCATTTCGCTCAGCCTTGGCGGCAAGCTGGTCGATGTGCGCGTTTCCACCTTGCCCAACCGCGCGGGCGAACGCGTGGTGATGCGCCTGCTCGACAAGGAAAACGCCGGGATCAGTCTGGCCCAGCTTGGCCTTGACCCCAAGGCCGAAGACACGCTGCGTCGTGCGCTGGCGGAACCAAACGGGATCGTGCTGGTCACCGGGCCGACCGGATCGGGCAAGACGACCACCCTCTATGCTGCCCTGCGCGGCTTGAACGATGGCGCGCGCAATATCCTGACTGTGGAAGACCCTGTGGAATACGCTGTGGATGGCGTGGGTCAGACGCAGGTCAACGCCAAGGTTGGGCTGACCTTCGCGGCGGGACTTCGCGCGATCCTGCGGCAGGACCCGGATGTGGTGATGATTGGCGAAATCCGTGACCGCGAAACGGCGGACATCGCAGTGCAGGCATCGCTCACGGGGCATCTGGTGCTCTCGACCGTGCATACCAACGATGCACCCGGCGCGATCACGCGGATGCGCGACATGGGCGTCGAGCCGTTCCTGCTGGCCTCCACCTTGCGCGCGGTGATTGCGCAGCGGCTGGTGCGGCGGCTGTGCCCCCATTGCCGCGAAACCCGTATGCTGGATGCCGGAATGGCCGAGGTGCTGGGCATGAAGGTCGGGCGCACCGTCCATACTGCCACAGGCTGCATCGAATGCGGGCAAACCGGCTATCAGGGCCGCGTCGGCGTGTTCGAAGCAGTGCGGGTGGACGATGTTATCCGCCAGATGATTCATGACAACGCCGATGAAGCGGCCATCGCGCGGCACGCCTTTGCGGATTCGCCAACGCTGACCAAGGCCGTGCGGCGCATGGTCAAGGACGGCGTGACCAGCCCTGAGGAGGCCGCGCGGATCATGCGGCGGGACACCTGA
- the gspF gene encoding type II secretion system inner membrane protein GspF, whose amino-acid sequence MARFAYHAIDPKGTERRGAIEAAGEAAAREKLTTREWFVVSLAPDAAASARRAATSSSGIALFATKLSAKQLALFTRQLSSLMVVSPLEETLRTISRQTEKVKAQAILTNVHSGIVEGLPLAEAMRREEPSFPPIYRAMIAAGENSGSLPAIADRLADMLERQAQVRGKIIAALAYPIVLSLVAIGVVTGLMISVVPRVVEQFDNAARQLPMLTRVVIGISQFLSTWWWALFIALALAVVGFVRALRNPAFKLRFDAALLRLPFIGKLIRDVHAASLARTLATMIEARLPLVDGLRLSTRTVSNAVQAQSLAGIAEKVRAGGSLSTALREAGTFPPLLVYLAASGEAAGQLGVMLERAADYLEREFEAFTAAAMALLEPAIIVVMGTAVALIILAILLPILQLQNLTGL is encoded by the coding sequence ATGGCGCGGTTTGCCTATCACGCGATCGATCCCAAGGGCACCGAGCGGCGCGGCGCGATCGAGGCGGCGGGCGAGGCTGCGGCGCGCGAAAAGTTGACGACGCGCGAATGGTTCGTGGTGAGTCTAGCGCCCGATGCAGCGGCTTCGGCACGGCGTGCGGCGACATCCTCCAGCGGTATTGCGCTGTTCGCTACAAAGCTTTCCGCCAAGCAACTGGCGCTGTTCACGCGCCAGCTCTCGTCGCTGATGGTGGTCAGCCCGCTGGAAGAGACGCTGCGCACGATTTCGCGCCAGACCGAGAAGGTGAAGGCGCAGGCCATCCTGACCAATGTTCATTCAGGGATCGTTGAGGGCCTGCCGCTGGCTGAGGCGATGCGTCGCGAGGAGCCGAGCTTCCCGCCGATCTACCGTGCAATGATTGCGGCGGGCGAAAATTCGGGCAGCCTGCCTGCGATTGCCGACCGGCTGGCCGACATGCTCGAACGGCAGGCGCAGGTGCGGGGCAAGATCATCGCGGCGCTGGCCTATCCCATCGTGCTTTCGCTGGTGGCGATCGGCGTGGTGACGGGGCTGATGATCTCGGTCGTGCCGCGCGTGGTCGAACAGTTCGACAATGCCGCGCGCCAGTTGCCGATGCTGACGCGCGTGGTGATCGGGATTTCGCAGTTTCTAAGCACATGGTGGTGGGCGCTGTTTATCGCGCTGGCTCTGGCGGTGGTCGGGTTCGTGCGGGCCTTGCGCAACCCCGCGTTCAAGTTGCGCTTCGATGCCGCGCTGCTGCGCCTGCCCTTCATCGGCAAGCTGATCCGCGATGTTCATGCAGCATCGCTGGCGCGCACACTGGCAACGATGATCGAGGCGCGACTGCCGCTGGTCGATGGGCTGCGGCTGTCCACGCGCACCGTCTCCAATGCGGTGCAGGCGCAATCGCTGGCGGGCATCGCGGAAAAGGTCCGCGCGGGCGGATCGCTGTCCACCGCGCTGCGTGAGGCTGGCACCTTTCCGCCACTGCTGGTCTATCTGGCGGCCAGTGGTGAGGCGGCAGGGCAGCTTGGCGTGATGCTGGAACGCGCCGCCGACTATCTTGAGCGCGAATTCGAAGCCTTTACAGCCGCCGCCATGGCGCTGCTTGAACCAGCGATCATCGTCGTGATGGGCACGGCGGTCGCGCTCATCATCC